From Periophthalmus magnuspinnatus isolate fPerMag1 chromosome 6, fPerMag1.2.pri, whole genome shotgun sequence:
ACTCCATGGCACTACAATAATGAAGTAGTCAGTCCTCTCGGCTATCAGGACAGGTGCAGAGTCCCGCTCCTGCCTCAACAGTTGGATATGCAGCTGAACGCGGCCAGGGAAACCAGAGCGGATACTAATGATGTAGCTCTGAGCATCCACAGACACTCTGCTGAAGGACACATTCAGAATGGACAGTACTTCAGGGTCCAATGACTGCACTCTTAAGGTCTGCTTCTGGCCTTTGGTGCTGCTATTCGAATACCAGGTAGAGACCACAATTACACCTTTGGAGTTTTCAGGAAATTCAAACTCCAGCAAGGAGCCATCTCCAATTGTGATGAAGGAGTCGTCAGCCTTTAGATTGTGTCTGCCCACATTCAGGTTTGTTTGACTCCAAGGCGTCTCCACTCGCCACCTAATAAGAGACAACAGTGTTACAACACATGAAAATACACttcattttaagtaaaaaatatggATCCTGATAATGCAAAATACATAATAGAGCTTTAATGTATAGGCCATGGGCTATTTAAGTTGTAAAAAGAAGTCAACATAGAAGGTGTAATTGAACTGTTGAAATATTTAAGCCTATTTCACAATTGGCAAAATACATGAACTAGGAAACACAGGAAAACACGTAACAAAACACGAGTTGTCCCATCTTTTTAAGAGCACGCAACAAATCCGTGTTTCCATTTGTTGATCAGATAATTCAACATTGCCCAGACGAGGCCATAATAAAAATCAGGCGTGTGTagaaggactaaaaccaggCCCACCGGCTGCTGTTGTCGGTGCCATGCACGGAGCTGCTGCCCACAGTCCAGATGTTGGTGGCCCACGCCCGCGTCGCTCCGTGGGTGAGCAGCACAGCACAACACAGGGTAAAAAGCGTCCCCATCGAGGCACAGTGCGCGCAGGGGCCGGTCCCCCTCGTCTGCAGCCACCTCGCGATCTACACCAGCGCCCTGACAAAAACACTCGGTAACGTCTTCATTTTGTGGGATAAAACATTCGCACGGCGTCAATAGCCGGCTCCCGTGGTGCTCGTTTAATTCCCATTTTGTAGCTGTCTTTATACCGGAACTTCCACATAAGCCCGCCCCGCGCTGTCATGTGTGGACACGCACAGCCCCCACCAGGCTGTCATCAAGAGATTACTCACACAGGTCCTTCTGTCTGCTCCcacaaaataaaacctacatccaaatataaatgtatatatctatacaaacagagacaaaggcAGATGTTCCTCCTGTCAGAGCCTGGACGGAGCTGTTTCTTTGTGTCATGTGGAGCCGGTCTGTGCTCTGCTGTAGAAAAAGACACACGTGAAGGACAGTCTCACTTCCGGTTTTGTAATGTCAGAATAAACCACGACACCGATAGACTCAAGCCTGTATTAGAATCTAATACACACTCATTCCAAACACGGGTTTTCATCAAATACATATGCGAGTTATTTAGCCATTAAATGTAATAATTCTATCAAATGCAGTGTTGTGAgcttaaattaaataattaccACACTGTCCACCTATTTGTCCCAGGCCAGTCAACCAATCTGATTCTTTAGTTATATGTCAGATCACATCCACATCAAAACCAATTCTCTAGAACAGGTATGCCCAAACTGCGGCCCCTGGGCCAAATgaggccctcagaccagtttttcttgGCCATCAAGCTtacaggtgaattggcccatgttaccttaaacactactttttactgtacatttataaaaataaactttaacaagcccatatcaaatatttaatgtgtcccactcaggatgaaaacatgaagaaaggtctagtggttcagtctaacttgtaataaaaacatatttgtttgttttatatttaaagttctACACGGActtgctcctcctccgctgAAAGACTTTATCAAATTAAAGACTGTGACTGGGATGGGAACCAGGGCCACATCTCGAGGAAATTGTGATGTACCACACAGACGCACTAAATTTGGACAAACCGTGCTCTGTTAAAGGGACTCTTTTTTGGAATAGTCTTCCTCTGACAATAACACAATGTTCATCTCTGTCCACATTCAAACTGCACCTTAAACTGTGGCTGAAGGAAAACCAGGTCTGTGAGCAcctttagctgcttttattgtatttttgtaatgtctatgttgtatttgttgtctgtgtacctgcctagggacaacagatggaaattagtattttttgctgtaatctgtcatatttacactgtgtttacagatgttcattaatatgcactgtccctatcaaatagataaataaataaaagtattcactgtattggcgaccagactatggccctcaatcggccctcagttttgtctgtttttatatgtggcccttaatgagaaaagtttggacaccccagCTCTAGAATATagatctttttttcttttttatcatgCAGCTGAAGTTACATGTTGTACTTTTAAATTCACATAAAGTTACACATTGTacctgtacatttttaaacatttggggtatttttgatCATAATACTTGCAGCaaccatatttttttatttgatcttGGTGCTTTTATAACATCACGCTTAAGACATAAGTAATGAGTGGACTGTTGCAACTGTTCTTCCTGTGAAAAATGATGTGGCTAAAATTgcagacaaaatagccaaacCATGGTATCATTTCAAAACCAACCAAAACTTTAATGgagcacattcatacacatacaTTCATGGTGAAAAAAGGGCATTACCCGATGCAATCTCCATTTCACCACCATGACATTTAATTTGTCCATCCTATTTGTTTctgtagtaaataaaaacaattttacATATTACATCAAAGCAATTGgatgacaaaaatatgtttcCAGTTAGCATCTAGAGTCCTTTCTCCTTTACAAGCAATCAAACTTAGGCAGTACCGACAAGAAATTTGAGGAAAGTTCTATAGTGTTTATGCGATTATACTTGAAGATAGCATTGGAgttaaataaaactcagattaaactaTAGGTTCAAAGTATGTGTAGATTTGTGTAGAACCGTAAGGTGCAGAATTGGCTAAGATTAAGCTAAATTGGGGAAAGTTGAGTTTTGACACCTGTTATAGCTGAACAAAAAGCAACTCATTACGCTTGAGTATCCATAGCACTTACGTAAAAAAATAAGGCCCCAAAGCAACAAAAAAGGCAACAAAAGAGAAGAGATGTAAACCACAGCAGAAATACAAGTACACGACTGAAGAACGTATAACAGAGCAAACTTGGGTCGCTTCATTCCTGGATTCTGTAAGGTGAATATTGCTGTTACTGTATAGCTCCTGATACTAGTTGAcacttgttttgaaaatattccAGCATAATAAATAAGGTGAACAGCAGCGTCACTCTTCTCATTAGTGTTGCTGGCAGATTGTTTGAacgtaataaaaatgttaatttcCATAACAATGTTTATGACAGTTCAGTAAACTgaacaacattaaacattaaaattccATTGGGGAAAACggactgaaaaaacacaattataattTGTACAATATACTTGATTGTATGTTTTTTGCATATGATGGAACTCAAATGATGTTTCCAAATGGGTAAAATTTTTATGGAGTTGTTGCAGAAACCTGCGGATTCTTGGAAGCCTGATGTTCCCCAAACCCACcacaaaaacagtattttgGTTCTCGAGTCTTTAAACActtcagaaatatatttttatattgttatataGTTACAGATGTTACATTATATATACCCTTGACTGCTTTGAACCACAGTCAGTATCCACTCCGCATTCATATTCACTTCATTTCAATGTCTCAAATGATGATAGTAAAGACAAAATAATCATTAATAAATGCACACAAGTGAAGTGAGACATGCTAATTTGGGGGAACTGGAGCAGTGTATTTACAAAGCAGGATGCCAGTGGCCAGTATTGTCGAGTTCAGTGGATCCACACACCTCCTGCTTGCTTCATTGCAGTCTCAGGTCTGTCTGCAGCGTTCAGTTCCTGAGAGCAGCCAGCCTGAACAAACACATCATTACACACATTCATTAAAATTACAACACTATTGCATGCACACTAAAAGCAcattttgaaaatgttgtatAATTATTAATActtttcaaaaatcaaaggcTTGGAAATCACAAGGTTCTGGGAAAAGTTGCACAGGAGTAATAAGATAACTATATATAAGACACTATATCAGATTTTCTACTAGGAACTGTTGTAGAAGTTCCCACTCAATATAATGTTGCACTCACAATATTTCATTATACCTCCTAACAAATGTCACAGTTCAAAGTCTAGCTAACATTGTTCAttaatcattaatgtgatcttATCATTTATTAACATCCATATTCTTACCGTCGGGATAGGTTGTCCTCCTTCTCCTGGCTGTGTACGCTGTCTGCTCCCAGAGTGGAGGAGCCTGCAGGCAGCTGGCTCAACTGGTCCATCACCTCCAGGCCACTTTCCTCTGCGATTCTCTGGATGAGGTCATCCACCTGGTTCTGGGGTGTGGTGAGTGTGGTGGCTGAGCTCATGGAGTCCTCCATCACCTAAACACAGAGGTCATTTAGTGGCGCTTACAAACACTTGTGGCCTGAAGTGGCCTACAACTGTAACaactacagttgaaaccagacgtttacatacactatataaaaaggcacacgctttttttttctcaccatctgacatgaaatcaggaTAAACTTTTAGGTTTTAGGtgaattaggattaccaaaatgatgTCTATTGCTAAATGCCaggataatgagagaaggatccTTTTACACAATGTTTCAATAATTTCTTCTAAGTCAGAAGTTtaaatacagtaagattactatgcatttaaacaatttgggaaaacccagatgatgatgtcatgtctttggaaggtTCTGATAGGTTTACTGACaacattagagacacacctctGGATGTATTTGAGGGCACACCTGAAAcgcactgcttctttgtgtaacatcatgggaaagtcaacaGAAATcaaccaagatatcaggaagagaactgtggacaagtctggttcatccttgggtgtaATTTCCAGGTGCCTGAAGGTGCcctgttcatctgttcaaataaTTATTCATAAGTATAAACactatgggaatgtccagccatcacaccactcaggaaggagacaggttctgtgtcccagagatgaatgtgctctggtccaaaatgtgcagatcaacccaagaacaaaagcaaaagaccttgtgaagatgctgctgaagctagAAAGGGTGTGTCATTATCCATAGAGAAATGAGTACCGatatgggctgaaaggccactctgccttttttatgttttggagTGATGGTTTCTTTCTGGCAGATTATAGTTTGACAATGCACACGGGGACAGggaccttaatttttggagacaagtcctgtggtctgacaaaattataattgaactgtttggccataatgagcattgttacattaggagaaaaaagggggaagcttgcaagcctgagaacaccatcccaactgtgtaGCAtgatgttgtggggttgttttgctgcaggagggactggtgcaattcacaaaatagatggcatcatgaggaaagaacattatgcgGAAATACTGAAgcgacatcagccaggaagttaaaacttgggcacaaatgggtcttcaagTGGGCAATGActtgaagcatactgccaaactggttaaaaagtggcttaaggataacaaagtcaatgttttggagtggccatcacaaagccctgatctcaggcctattgaaaatgtatgaacagacctgaaaagacatgtgcgagcaaggcggcctataaacttggcaggaattttggcccattcctcctgacagaactggtgtaactgagctaAGCATTGTGAGAGGCTTGtgaaaggatatccaaaacgtttgacccaagtcatacagtttaaaggaaatggtgccaaatactaatgaaatgtatgtaaacatctgactttgaagaaattcaaattcaaattattctatcatttagcaaatagaaataattttgctaATTATAACttaaacaagaaaagtttagtttaatttcatgtcagacagtgaggaaaaaaagcgtatgcgtctttttatatagtgtatgtaaactgaTTTCAATTGCACATATTCTTTTTGGGCTAAAGAAGGTTTGTTCAAGTCATGTTTTACTATTGCATATCagtgaatgcattttttttaacaagttaTCTACTCGTAAATAATAAAAGGTGAAATCTTATTTGTATCATCTCTATGAAGTACCCTGTGCTGTTTGGCTGTTGGAAAGGGTCAAACAAATACATTCTTATTAACTGAAATGTGAAATCTTATCTCATGTCTCGTCTGTGCATTATTTCCATAAATTTCTAGCTAGTGTTATATAATTTAAGAATTTGATGATGAGACACAAGAACGTTTTTCAAAGAAATAATACTAGATTATTGCTTCTAAATAACTGTAAATGTTTGTGCTACTGACCGAGGTGTGAACATCCAGGTTCTGCACTTGGGATTCAAATTTGTCCATAACTGCAGAAACCTTTTGGAGGTCCATGGAATTTAAAGCTTTGTCCAGAGCTTTTGTTACTTGTCCCATGTTTTTTGTAAcctaaaaattaaattaagttAAATTTAAGCCATTCAACAcatgaattaataaatacagaataaaacaataacagcaaCACAGACCCCCTTCATTGTGACAGCAGTTTGAACTTTGGAAGCCACTGCATCCACCCGAGACGCCATCCGTAGCCAGTTAAGGCCTTCATTCTTTTTGCGGATTGCATTTTCTGCATATACTCTGGCACAGTCCACATTTTTCTGTTGCAAAGCCtggaaaataaacattatttacACATAACACAGGTAAAAAGGGCACAGTCACTTAAACTCtctgaggagagtgaggagtatGCAGGCATTTGACTGCCTGTGTGTCTAATAACAGTTTAAGCCAGAAAGAGTTTTCCTCCTTTTAGTTTTGACCTCAATAGTTCATGTTTTTTGGTTTCTGAAGGCTCGCAGTTTGATTTTACAAATAGTGTGGCATATATTGTTGTTATGTTAAGGCAAGACACAAACTTtgactgtgtgaatgtgttagTGTGTGGATGGCTATTTCCAGATCCATTAGTTCTCGCTTGAAATCACTTTCAATCAAAGCAATAGCTGACTGCTTCTCTCAGTATATATAATGTTAATAAGTAAAAATGCCAGGATAGATCAGATAATGTCCCACAATAAGATATTTCACTGCCATTGCCACTCCGGTAATAGATTCTGTCTGGTTCTAACATAAATGGCATATGAATATAAAAATTTGCCAAGTCGCTCTGCAACTGGTTTTCTGTAGTAACACCTAATGCCAAGCCAGATGTACTTTTTCTGTGCTAAATCTTAACAGTCAATGAACCCCAAACAATACTGCACTATCACAATTACATGATATGATATTTATCATTAATATAATAAGGAAAGGCCACTGTACAAACCTTCTTTACTTTGGCTTGCTCTTTTTCAGATTCCTTCTCTGCTTTTTTGGCGAGACGCTCTAGTTGTTTTGATGTAAACTGTCAAAATTAGGACAATAACAGTTACAATATACATCCACAACCTACAATTACTAAATGTAGATTTGGTAAAAACTTACTTTTAATTGAAAGAGTGTATCTATACAAAAAGAGAGAAATCACAAAATCACAGATACGTACATAAATAATGAACAATAATACATTTGGCCAGCTCTacatgaaatataaatatattgtgtcTGACTTCCGGATACAAATCTTCTCATTTCTTCTCTTTAACcaaaacaatttaaataaaatttaactGCACAATACATTCGAGATGAAGTGTTTTCGTGTTAAGTGTTATACTCTAGttgtttttaataacttttctttttatagCTTATGACAGATCAAGTACAGTACCCACCCAAGCAATCAGGCTATTCTTAGCATGTAAACAATAACCAAATATCCCCAACCGtcactaaaacataacatgATATTCGATTTAAATCAGAAAAAGGTATCGTACCCTCCATCTCACGACCAGAATAACTGAACAAAGTGTTTATAAAAGCCTGCCCGATAAGACGAAAATATTCCCGTTTGTTAGCAGTCTTCCGGGTTCATGATGCGTCACTTCTTCGTGTGGAGTTTCCCCGTTGTGCCCTCCCCGCCCGCACACCGCGCGCACAGCGCCCCCACAGCGCCGCCTGCTGGTCTGCACATCACACAGCAGGTAGTGTGGATTCAAAGTGGAACAACAGAGGAGCTGAAGCTTGTACACGAATCTAAAAATCATCATTCATCTTCACGCTCTTCTCAAGCAATTCACCGGGTGTGTCTCTACATGTCAGCACCTCCGAGAACACATTATAGAGGCGATGTAGTGTAATAATACTGATTCACCAGTGACGGGCAGTAAAACACCATTTGGAGATCAGTCTGAAAGCACAAGAAGGAGCCACGAGCAGCCCAGCTCAGGCCGTGCAGCTCATCTCTCGCGAGGATCGACGCCGTTATCGGAATTTGTTCAAACAACACGAGAATTCATCATTCACACGGTAATATAACCCAATCTTCAGTGCACACGGCGTGTGTGCCAGCAAGAAGATCACTGTTTATTCGGGTCGTGTTTTATTCCTACAATCCCCATGGCCTTCTTTTTTGCTTCACTTTTTGGCGGCCATTAGGcctgactagcatgctaagcatTGCGTTAGCCAGACTCGCAAGTCTTTGGTGATGTGTTGCAGTCCTAGCTAGCACTAGCTACAACACTAGCGACAATTTATGTGTCTGAATAAAAGGAACTACATACGAGCTTCTATTACACATTAAATGGTTGTGCCCAAGTCCAAAGTGAATATATACATGGGAGAAAAATGATTTTCACATTTACACCCGCAGAGCTAAGTCCGCGGCTAAGCTAATTTGCAAACTAATTTAGCAAAGTTTCAGGACTACACTTTCTTAACTACTACAAGCCAGGATTGGGGAATAAATGGAGCAAATTCAGTATACTTTAATAATTTGTTGTGCAAGTGAAGTGAAGGTAGTCATAGCTGCAGAGCTCACTTTCATTGGTTACTAGTTAATTGTAATGCTGTAGTACAGACTATGATCTTGAACAAAAAAGCTTTCATATACCACAAAAAGCCCAATGCATTACATCTACCTCTGCATTTATATGTGGCCTGTGTTCAGTGTGATCCAGGAGTTATGCTTCTAAGCAAAAAGCATAAACAATCAATGCCACTGAAGTTGAATGCActatttagtaaaaaaaaaaagttgaaataaatGCTGTACAATGGGAATTCAGGAATGCACTGAGTATACATAAGATGCCTAATTATGTTACTTTGtattgtagctttaaatatGTAGACTATTTCTCCCCAAACCTTCAGGAAGAACTGATACACCGCATGAGCAGGCATCCATTACCTATGTTACAAGAGCACAAGTTGCCTGTAAAGCAAATGGTCACTGAGAATTTAAAATTACATGttcctttgtttttcttttcagtctTTAAGGCTAAACAATGTCAGGACAAGAGTTGGATCAGATAGTTCAAATAACAGTAGAAGACTTTGACCAAGATGGCCGTGCAGGTATGGTGTTCTACACTTTCTGTTCTATATACAATACTATATATACCCTTCTATATCTTAACAAAATCTGTTGATCCAATTTAAGCTTTGATTTAGATATCTAGTTAATATTGCATTCATTCAGTTGCAGTTTAattgtgttttgagtttcaatGTGGTTTTGATGAACGTCAGATCTActggaaaatgaaaatgaagatGATGACGAAAGGCCtcaaaggaaaaagaaaaaattaagcGGTAGCCAGGACAACTCAGACATTAGTTTTCTTAAGGTACTAACTCAGTTTTAActtaatgtaaatgtgtgtgcaaAGAATATGCTCAAGTTTGTAAACCCATATTCCATTTCCAATATCTTTTCAGAACTATTTGATCTCATTCACCACATCAGTCAACCAGAGGTTGGAGGGTATTGAATCCAAATTACTGGCACTAGATGCCACATGCAAAGCTCTCGGACGCAAGCTGGACTTCTTGGTGCCAGGTGCCAAGAGCCCTATTCAGGTCCCCATGGTTGCAGGGTCACCTCAAGGGGCCACTCAGACTTGGAACAAAGTCAGATGGTAAAGTGAACACAGGCAGAACACAGTTAAACGCTTCAAATTCCTCCACAGAGACTAactattctttttttcttttagtgttGTTCCTCAAACTAACGTCATAGTAAGCAGTGAACCAACAAAAGGTTCAAGCCAAGAAGACACTCCACTTGAAAATCTACTTAGCAAGTCAGTTATAATTATGCATTATTAACAAAGTTACCATAAACAAtttagtattatttatttattttttttatttcaaattgtgtAATTTTTGTCTTTCAGTACTGTTGCTAAAAAGCGTCAAAACACAATCTTGGTAAAAGTACCAGGTCCTGATGAAAGCCAAGAAGAGCAGGAGAGCGGCTCAGAGGCCAGTGACTCTGTTTCTAATGGTTGTGTCCAAAGCAGCCAAAACGTGACTCTCATCACTCTCAATTCTGAAGGTGTGAACTTACTCAACAATTCTAAGTTTATTACATAGGGTTGCAAGTAataattattttagtatttgacTGGTCTGGGATCATTTTAATAAACTATTGCTGATGAAAATCAGTAATAGTCTATTCTGTT
This genomic window contains:
- the chmp1a gene encoding charged multivesicular body protein 1a; translation: MEDTLFQLKFTSKQLERLAKKAEKESEKEQAKVKKALQQKNVDCARVYAENAIRKKNEGLNWLRMASRVDAVASKVQTAVTMKGVTKNMGQVTKALDKALNSMDLQKVSAVMDKFESQVQNLDVHTSVMEDSMSSATTLTTPQNQVDDLIQRIAEESGLEVMDQLSQLPAGSSTLGADSVHSQEKEDNLSRRLAALRN